The sequence CTGTCATTAGAAAGTGCTATCGATGAAGAGAGCGATCTGCTGGAGCCTCTGCGCTCACGGGCTGATCTGATTATTGATACCTCAGAAATGTCAGTGCATGAGTTAGCTGAGATGCTACGTACCCGCCTACTGGGTAAACGTGAGCGCGAGCTGACCATGGTGTTTGAATCATTTGGCTTTAAACACGGCATTCCGATTGATGCAGATTATGTCTTCGATGTGCGTTTTCTGCCAAACCCACACTGGGATCCGAAATTACGCCCGATGACCGGTCTGGATAAACCCGTCATCTCCTTCCTTGATCGCCATACCGAAGTGCATAACTTTGTTTACCAGACGCGCAGCTATCTGGAACTGTGGCTGCCCATGCTGGAAACCAATAATCGCAGCTATCTCACGGTTGCCATTGGTTGTACCGGCGGTAAGCACCGCTCGGTCTATGTTGCTGAACAATTGGCAGATTATTTCCGCGCACGTGGCAAAAATGTCCAGTCACGCCACCGCACTTTGGAAAAACGTAAACAATGACCGTCAAACAGACTGTTGAGATCAAGAACAAGTTGGGGATGCACGCCAGACCCGCAATGAAACTGTTCGAGCTGGTTCAAAGTTTTGATGCAGAAGTCATGTTGCGTAATGACAGTGGGACCGAAGCCGAGGCCAGCAGTGTGATTGCACTGCTGATGCTGGACTCCGCGAAAGGTCGCCAGATTGAGGTTGAAGCAACCGGCCCTGATGAGATTCAAGCTCTGGCCGCCGTCATTGAACTGTTCAATTCAGGGTTTGATGAAGATTAAGGTTCAGATCTCCTCTACTGCTTAATATTTAAGATAGCCGCGTTTATTGATTATTCCCGATAAATTCGCGGCAGTTCTATAACGATAAAGAATACATAACACCTCCTGCCATCTGTTATCTAAATGCCACCTCAGCCATTTAAATAAAATATCAATTTCTTTTATCACCTATAACGTATCAAATAGATTTCTCATAAATTAGCCTCCAAAATTAATTAGATTATTACGCTATCATCACCAGAGTCGTAATTTAATTTCGCTGCCGCCCTCTATCATTGATACCAGTAGAGCTGCTGACATCAGCAACATCAAGCGCTATCAGCGTGTCTTTGCTCAATCCGCGCGTAAACGCAATGGAAAACTAATGCGGCAGTTTCGATATTGAACACCTCTTTGCACCGTGATAACTTGGCCTCAGATCACTTTCACCCACTAAATACGCGTCAGGGGCATAAAACCACGACAACCATCATAATAAATAATACTCATTATGATGGACGTGACCTATTTAAATTAAAAAGCAATTAAATTAAAAATCATCTCGACACTTAAGGATCGTTATATATGTAACTCTAAATTGTTTAACGCTAAATTCTTATTACAGGAGTGATTAAGATGGCCGCACTCACATTCCCCGAAAAACACCAGCCAAGGTATTCCGGCTTTAACTTGGATGGGATGCTCGATGAAACATTACGGGAGGGGGCGGAGCGATGCCCCTTTTCCGTGCCAACCAGACATAAGATACCATTGGTATCGAAAATCCTTGATACGGGGATAAGAGATATCGTGTATGGATCTGGCCCCAATGACCCCACCCACTTAATTGATGTCATCTATGAGCTTCATAGCCACGGAAAACTGCCTCCTGAGACTCAATTTTCATTCATCATGCTGCTTAATTGTCATGACCCGATCATGCCTCAACTCAAGAATTACCCTGAAGAGTTGAAAAAATACCTCACCATCAGTTTTGGAATGATTTCATACCAATCAGGAAAAAAGTTGTTCGAGAGAACCGTTGAGATACTGCGTGTTTGGGGATTTGACCGTTTCCGAGTCAGCCTACTGAACAATTTCAGCGCCGGTATCGACGAGGCGTCCTATGAGAAGATCACGGCAGAGATCGCCCGCTCACTTGCTATGGAGATCGAAACCGTCCGCATTAATGACTCGCTAGGCACAATATACCCAGAAGATATGGCAATTCTCGCCGCTAACTTGCGCAATCACTATCCCAATATGAATTTTTCCCTTCATGCTCATAATGATAGGGGGTTGGGCC comes from Yersinia mollaretii ATCC 43969 and encodes:
- the rapZ gene encoding RNase adapter RapZ — encoded protein: MVLMIVSGRSGSGKSVALRALEDMGFYCVDNLPVVLLPQLASTLADRNISAAVSIDVRNMPESPEVFEHAMTQLPDSFSPQLLFLDADRNTLIRRYSDTRRLHPLSTKNLSLESAIDEESDLLEPLRSRADLIIDTSEMSVHELAEMLRTRLLGKRERELTMVFESFGFKHGIPIDADYVFDVRFLPNPHWDPKLRPMTGLDKPVISFLDRHTEVHNFVYQTRSYLELWLPMLETNNRSYLTVAIGCTGGKHRSVYVAEQLADYFRARGKNVQSRHRTLEKRKQ
- the npr gene encoding PTS phosphocarrier protein NPr encodes the protein MTVKQTVEIKNKLGMHARPAMKLFELVQSFDAEVMLRNDSGTEAEASSVIALLMLDSAKGRQIEVEATGPDEIQALAAVIELFNSGFDED
- a CDS encoding isopropylmalate/homocitrate/citramalate synthase; translation: MAALTFPEKHQPRYSGFNLDGMLDETLREGAERCPFSVPTRHKIPLVSKILDTGIRDIVYGSGPNDPTHLIDVIYELHSHGKLPPETQFSFIMLLNCHDPIMPQLKNYPEELKKYLTISFGMISYQSGKKLFERTVEILRVWGFDRFRVSLLNNFSAGIDEASYEKITAEIARSLAMEIETVRINDSLGTIYPEDMAILAANLRNHYPNMNFSLHAHNDRGLGLQNALSSLYHGFNIIEGGFAGTGNRSGLPAIEILDLIFRERNITINGELLDQVNVIDAVKMTEKTFLSLPDLYRPVSGHIVHQENMGVANIPSFLGASSGIPYFLNSTGMHDATVQKILLDEGLADAANNPIMIQNIKARLDEILATAYTKKQAAFEQMRNDLVQFYGSDVLYAARVGQYVRELLK